The genomic window AATGATGCTGCTGTGGCTTTAGCTGAATACATAAGTGGAAGCGAAACAGCTTTTGTAAAGAAAATGAATGAAAGAGCTAAAGAATTAGGAATGAAAGATACTACTTTTAAAAATTGTCATGGGCTTTCAGAAGAAGGACATTTAACTAGTGCTTATGATATATCACTTATGTCTAGAGAACTATTGAAGCATGAAAAAATTTTAAAGTATACAGGAACATATATGGAAACTATATCAGAAGGAAGAAAGCAACCTATAGGGTTAGTTAACCATAATAAACTTGTAAGATTTTATAGAGGATGTGACGGATTAAAAACAGGATATACAAGTGAAGCTAAGTATTGCATCTCTGCTACAGCTGTAAGAGATAATATAAGAGTTTTAGCTGTAATCGTTGGAGCACCAACTTATAAGATAAGAAATAGAGATGCAAGTATGCTAATGAATTACGGATTTTCAAAATTTGAATCTAAAAAGGTTTTAACGAAAGATGGAGATGCAGAAAAGATTCCATTAAATAAAAAAGGTGATAAATTTATAATTGCTAAAGCTAGTAAAGACTTCAATGTAATAGTAGAAAGAGGAACAGAAAATAAGATAACAAAAAAATGCGTTCTAAAGCAAGGAGTAAAAGAATACAAGAAAAATCAAGAAGTAGGACACTGTGAAATCTATGTTAATGATAAGCTATATGCAAAGGTTCCTATATATAGTGATAGAGATATTAGACTTAATAATGTATTTGATAATATAAAATATCATCTAATGGATTTATTTGATAAAGCGGTATAACCATAAAAAGTCTGCAGTTTATAAAGCTGTAGACTTTTTGTTTTTTGTATTATAATATAAATAAGTATTTAGTGATAGAAGGGTAAAATTATGGATTTGATTAATAAGCTAAGTAAAGAACAACAATACATAGTAAATTTAATTGTAGGTATATGTCAAAGAAAGAAAGTGGAAGCTTATATAGTAGGTGGAGCAGTTAGAGATATACTTTTGTCTAGTGAAATTAATGATATAGATATTTGTATAACAGAAGATCCTATTAATATAATAAATGAACTATCTAGCATAAAAGAATATAGATACCATAAAGAATTTCAGACCAGCAATATAAAATTTAATAATAATGTAGAAATAGATCTTATAAGATGTAGAAAGGAATCGTATAGTTATAATGGTGCTCTTCCAAACATCATACCATCTAATTTACAAGAGGATCTTTTCAGAAGAGATTTCACTGTAAATGCTATAGCATATAATATTTTAAGTGAAAAAGTCATTGATCCGTATAAAGGCATAGATGATATTAAACTTAAAAAGATTAAAAAAATACATAAAGGTAGCTATACAGAAGATCCTACTAGAATATTTAGAGCTATAAGATATTCAGTAAGGTATAATTTTGAAATTTATGATAAAGAAGAAGTTAAATTAGCCATAAATAATAGAATGATTTTTAATATTAGTAACGATAGAATTATAAGAGAAATATTTTTAATGTGTTCAGAAGAAAATTGGATAGAAAATATAACATTATGTAACTATTGTAATATATTTAGTATAGACTGTAGCTTACTTGGTAAAAAGAATAATTTCTTTGATTATAATAATATAGATGATAGAATTTTAAATTTATTTTCAGCTTTAAGGGATGAAAAATTTGTAGATATTTTTATTAATAACTCTATTTTAAAAAAGCAATTAATCAAAGCCTTTAAAAATTATGTTAATTCAAGACCTACTATTTATAATAAATTATCTACTACATTAGATAACTATGAAATATATAAATTAATTAAAAATTTCACTTTAAACGAAATAAAGCTATTAAGTTTAGAAAAGAAATTCAAATATAAAGCAATAAATTACTTAAACAATTTCATGGGAATAAAGCTTCTTATAACTGGAAAAGATGTAAGTGATTTAGGAGTAAACAATGGGAAACTTATAGGATCGGTAATGCAAATTTTAATAAAATTAAGAATGAATACGTTAATTCCCATAGAAAAAGAGTATCTTATGAGAAATTTAGGAGAGATTTTAAATGACATTGAATATAAAAATTGAGAATTTTGAAGGACCTTTTGATTTGCTTTTACATTTGATTAAAAAAAATGAAATGGATATATATGATATTAAGATTTATGAGATTACTACTCAATATTTAAAGTATTTAGATAACATGAAGGAAGTAGACCTTGAAATTACATCTGAATTTATTGTTATGGCAGCAACTTTACTTGAAATAAAATCTAGAATGCTTCTTCCAAAAGTTAAAGATGAAGAAAATGAGGAGGAGAATGATCCTAGAAAAGAACTAATAACCAAGTTGATAGAATATAAGAAATATAAGATGGCTGCTGAATTTTTAGAAAAAAAGGAAGAGAAAGTAGGCATTGTTTTTAAGAAAAAGCCTGAAATAATAGAAGAGAAAAAGGATAAAACTAAAGATGAGGATATATTAAAAGATATAACAATTCTAAAATTATTCAATTTGTATAATGGATTAATATCTACATATAGAAACAAAATGAATACTGAAAATGCAATGGATAAAGAGATACCCTTAGATAAATTTAAAATTGAGGATAAAATGGCTGAAATCACTAATAAGATAATAGAAAATAAAAAGTTATATTTCTCTAGAATTATAAATAATTGTTCAAGCAAAATTGAAAAAGTAGTTACTTTTTTAGCATTATTAGAACTTATAAGATTAAGAGTGGTGTCTGTAGTACAAGAAAATAACTTTAAAGAAATATATGTAGAGGAGATAAGTGTTAATGAACGTTAATGACATAAATCAAGTTGAAATGAATGAAGCATCTACTAAAGAAAGATATTTTTCAATAATAGAATCTTTACTTTTTGTAAGTGGAGAACCATTAGCTTATAAAGAAATAGCTTCAATTATAAATTGTAGTGAAACTTATACTAAAGATTTATTAGAACAATTTAGGGAAAAATATGAATTAGAAGATAGAGGATTAACCCTTATAAATATTAATGATGAGTATATGTTTGTAACAAAGTCTGAAAATAGCGATTACATACAAAAACTTTTAAAAACCAATTCTAGACAAGGTTTGTCTAAAGCAGCTTTAGAGACCCTTGCAATAGTAGTTTATAGACAACCTATAACAAGAATAGAGATTGACGAAATTAGGGGGGTTAAGAGTGATAAGGCTATTCAAACTTTAAGCGAAAAAAATTTAATTAAAGAGGCAGGAAGAAAAAAAGTTCCTGGAAGACCAATTATGTACGCAACAACAGATGAATTTTTAAAACATTTTGGTCTTGAAAATTTAAATCAAATGCCTCTTTTAGAGAGTTTTATAGATTATGATAAAGCATCAACATCTATTGAAGAAGAAACTACTATGTCTGTAGAGGAATAGTAATACTATTCCTCTACAGTTACTTCTCTTTTTAACTCCTGTTCAACTGCATCTTTAATTTCTTGTTTAATTTCTTCTTTGTTTTTTTTGCAAGATTTTTGAGAAAATGAGTTTTTTAATGTATCAATTATCTGAGGAATACTATCTACAAGTTTATCATATGTATTCTTTTGATTAACAGGAAGGAGTCTTATCATGTCTCCCTTTATAACTAAAAAGGCTATAGGCTTTACAGTAACTCCAGAACCGGATCCACCACCAAAAGGATATTTTATATCAGTAGAGGGAACATTTTTTTGGTAAAATTCACTTCCACCAGCAGCAAACCCTAAAGATACACAAGATATAGGAATGATTAGAGTTCCGTCCTTTGTTTCAATAGTATCACCTACTATAGTGTTAACATCAATCATATCTTTCAAATTTTCTAATGTGCTTTTCATTAGACCTTCTATAGGATGATTATCCAATTAAATTACCTCCTTTGGTTTTAAAGAAATTTTATATTTAAATTTTAATGATAAAAACAATATAAGACTTATGTAGATAATTTTAGCTATATTAATAAAAATTATACTTTTAATATTTATGTATAAGATAGATTTATCAAAATTCGGCTTAATATCCAATTTGAATTTTTTAATATTAAAAGCTGAATCAAATAAATTATATAAAATCGAAGAAAAGCTCCATAGTATACCGTTAAATATCGCTGTTTTTGCAGCATCGTCAAGTCCATAAGTTATATGTAAATCAAAATTTAAATTTGGCTTGAATGGATTTGTTTTTATACTATTCCATATACACATATACTGATTTATAGAATAATTTTTAAATTTATTTGATTTATTTTTTAAGGTTTTTTTTATTTTTTTTCTTGGATATACTTTAATTTTAAACAGATATATTAAAAGGGATGAATTTTTATATCTTATATTTACTAATATAGGAAAAGGAAAAAATATTAAAATTAATATAATTAATAACCAAATCACTGTAAATCCTCCAAATATTATTATAGTTATTATTATTTACCTAATATCTATTTAATATAACAATTATAAAGGAAAACATTACACGATTATTAATTTTATTTTTGAAAAGAATAAGAAATAAAGGTAGGTGAGATTTAAAGTATGAAATTAAAAAATACTATATGTGTATTTTTATGTGCCTTAATTTTTTTTAGTATTCCAGTAAATAGTGTAAAAGCAAATCCAATGTATATTAATGCTAGAAGTGCAATTGCTATAGATAGTAAATCAAAATGTGTATTGTATGAAAAAAATTCAGATATGATAGTGTCTATTGCAAGTACAACAAAGATTATGACTACATTGGTAGCTTTAAAATATGGAAATTTAGATGAAAAGTTTGAAATTTCATCTAATGCAGCAAATATTCATGGTTCAGAAGTAGGATATAAAAAAGGAGAAATGATAACATTAAGAGAGCTTTTATATGGTCTTATGTTAAGATCAGGTAATGATGCTGCTATTGCAATAGCAGAAGGTATGTGCGGTAGTGTAGACGAATTTTCGAAGCTTATGAATGAATATGCTGAGGAAATAGGTGTTACAAATTCTCATTTTGAATCTCCTCATGGATTGGATAGACAATATCATTATTCTACTGCATATGATTTAGCTTTAATAACAGCCAAAGCTAAAGAGGAACCTTTATTTAATAAAATTGTAAGTGTGAAAGATGTAGAAGCTTCAGAACATGGTTTTACTAGAAGCTATCACAATATAAATAAAATATTGTATCAAATTCCTGATGCTAATGGTGTTAAAACTGGGTACACAGGTGATGCAGGTAAGTGTCTAGTTAGTTCTGTAGATATGGGAGAAGATGACATTATTATAGTGGTACTTAATTGTACTCCACGATGGAGTGAAACAAAAAAGATATATGATTATATAAAAAATAATTATGAATTTAAAAAAGTAGTAAATAAAGATCAAATTATAGAAAAATATAATTATGATGAAAATAAACAGGTAAGTTTAATAAGTGATGAGGATATAATTCTTCCTTTTAAGAAGGGGGAAAATTATGAAACAAAAGTAATAAAACCTAAGGTTATAAATTCAACTATATATCCAGAAGATTATTTTGGTAAATTTGTATTATATAAAAATGGCGAAGCTATTTTTCAGAAAGATTTAAAATGCAAAATAGATGACAAATCTTCTTCTAAACGTAGAAATATATTTAAAAGTATATTTAAATAAGATAAAGTCAAAAATTCACTTATTGTATCTTATGTTTTTAAATTGTTGAGTTAGTATAATTGAAACTAAATCTTATTATGATGAAACTCAACAATTTAAAAACATATTCTAAGATTACTAAGTTTTCAAAACTTAAATGCTAAATACAAATTACTACTCTATACTTAAGTACGTGCAAGCTAGTATACATTTAAAAATTAGGATAAAGATCAAAGCTTTGAACAACCATGGAATCTTTATTATTAACAGGTTTCCATAGTTGAATTTTTGTTATTTGTCCAGTTTTTTGAAAGTTATTTTCATGGGCAATAATACAAGCATTAGAAAAATCCTCTTCTGACCAATCTCTTTTAGCAAAGTAAGGATTAGCTAGGGAGATATGCAAATCCCAATCATCTATATTTTCACGTACACTAAATTTATTAGATTTTAAAGTAGAATTTATATCAAGTATAAGATTCATTATATAATTATTTTTTTCAACCTTTAAATTTACAGACTTATATGGAGGATTGAAACAAATAGCGCCATCAATATTAATAGAAAATTTATTGTATTTTCTTAGTATGTTGTCTAGAACTGGTAAAAGATTGTTCATATCTGGGTCTGTAATAACTTCTAAAGTTACATGAAGAACAGGCAAATCAGTATATAAGTCAAATTTATCCGAAAGGTACTTTTGAATTTTCTCTACAGCTTTATAAGATCGTTTATCTAATAATCCAACTAAGTAATATATCATACACTACTCCTTCTATTTTATGGCGTATATACTTATTTTATATAATTTTTAGAACAAGTTTTAAGTTTAAAATAGAAATTTATATTATTATAACATAATTTATTCAATAGTTAATTTAATATATGAGATTTAAATATTAAATGTAACTTTAAAATTAGTACAATCTAAAAAATAATTAATGTGAAATTAATACATATTATAATAGATAACGAATATAAATTATATGTAAGATCTATTATAATGGGGGAATAAAAATGAGGCTTGGACTTAATTATAAAAATGGTAAAAGAGAGATATTTAATGAAAACGATACAAAAAGTGTAATAGCGGGAATTAATTATCTGAAATTAATTAAATATATAAAAGGTTCAAAAAAGGTTGAAGGAAAAGTTATAAAAATTTTAGATAAGGATATAAATATAGATGAATTAAGGTCTATTGAAATAATATTAATATAAGAATAGTTTTAAAAAAATTTGAAATGAAAGGTTTTAACCAAGTGTAAAAAACAATATTTATTTAAAACAAAGTATAATGTGAATTACAATGCTCCTTAAAAGGGGCATTTATTTATATGTAGATATGTTTTATAATTATAGATATGGTATTATAAGAATAGTGTTTTTTTATATAGGAGGCAGAAATGCAAGCAGAAGAAATTTTAAAAAGGTATTATGGATATAGTGAATTTAGAAAAGGCCAGAAGGAGATTATAGATAGTATATTGGAAGGTAGAAGAGATACTTTTGCTATCATGCCAACTGGAGGTGGAAAATCTCTTTGCTACCAAATACCTGCAGTAATGATGAAAGGTCTTACTATTGTTATATCTCCATTGATTTCTCTCATGAAAGATCAAGTAGATTCTTTAAATAGTTTAGGTATATCGGCAGGAGTTATAAATAGTAGTCAAAGTATAAATGAAGTAAAAGACACGATACATAAAGCCGCTTTTGGAAAATTGAAACTTTTATATGTAGCTCCAGAAAGGTTGGAGGTAGAATCTTTTTATAGATTATTTGAGACTTTAAATGTCTCTCAAATTGCTGTAGATGAAGCTCATTGTGCTTCACAATGGGGTCATGATTTTAGAGGAAGTTATAGATCAATTGCTCCCTTCATTAAGAGATTTAATCCAAGGCCAGTTATATCTGCCTTTACAGCAACAGCAACTACAGATGTTAGAGAAGATGTTATAAATCTTTTAACATTAAATAAGCCTAATGTCTTTGTAACAGGATTTGATAGAGAAAATCTTTCTTTTTCTGTTATAAAAAATGAAAATAAAGAAAAGTTTATATTGAAATATTTAGATGACAATGAAGAAAAATCTGGTATAATTTATGCATCAACTCGGAAAGAAGTAGATAACCTATTCAATATGCTTAGTAAAAAAGGTCACTCTGTGGGCAAATATCATGCTGGTATGAGTGACAATGAAAGAGAAAAAAGTCAAGAAGAGTTTTTATATGATGATATTAAAATAATGGTGGCTACAAATGCATTTGGAATGGGAATAGATAAATCCAATGTTAGGTTTGTCATTCATTATAATATGCCTAAAAATATTGAGGCTTACTACCAAGAAGCAGGAAGAGCGGGAAGAGACGGAGAAAGTGGAGAATGTATTTTATTATTTGGTCCAAGAGATACTATTCTTCAAAAATATTTTATTGAACAAACAGTTTTTAATGAAGAAAGAAAGATAAATGAATATAGAAAGCTTCAATCAATGGTGGATTACTGCCACACTACTAGATGCTTAAGGAAGTACATATTAGAATATTTTGGAGAAGAAAATATTAAAGATACTTGTGATAATTGCAGTAATTGTAATAGTGACAGTGAAATTATTGATATTACGATAGAAGCTCAAAAAATATTTTCTTGTATATATAGAATGAGAGAAAGATATGGTGTTACTCTCATAGCAGAAGTTCTTAGAGGGTCTAAAAATCAAAAAGTATTGAACTTAAATTTTGATAAATTGTCTACTTATGCAATCATGAAAAATTACACAATAAATGGTATAAAAGACTTGATAAATGTACTTATTGCAGAGGATTATTTAAATTTAACAGAAGAGGAATTTGCAGTAGTTAAACTTAAAAATAAAGCAATAGAAGTTCTTAAAAATAAACAAAAAGTTACACAAAAGGTTTATAAGAAAAAAGAAAAACTTCAAGTGGATACATCCTTATTTGATATGCTTCGTGATGTTAGAAAGAAAATTGCTCAAAGAGAAGCTGTTCCACCATATATAGTATTTGCTGATACTTCCCTAAAGGATATGAGTGAAAAGATACCTTTAAATAAAGAAGAAATGTTAAATATTAAAGGGGTAGGGGAAAAGAAATTTGAAAGATATGGTGAAGAGTTTTTAAATGTTTTAATAGAGTATAACAATGAAAATAAAATTAGAAACTCTGAAGACATTGCAATAACTCAAGAAGGTAAAGAAAAAGATGATAAAATACCAAGTCATGTTGTAACTTTAAATATGTATAATGAAGGCAAGTCTTTAGATGAAATTTCACAAAGAAGAGGTTTAAAACTCCTTACTGTGCAAGATCACTTGATGAGATGTGGCTTGGAAGGATTAGAAGTAAATTGGGATATATTTATTCCCCAAAAGTATGAAAAGCTTATCTTAGAAAAGATTCAAGAAGCTGCTACTGATAGACTTAAACCTATTAAGGAATTGTTGCCAGATGAAGTGGATTACAATGCTATAAAAGCGGTTTTATGTAAATACAAAAATGCACAATAGAAAACTGCGTAGTAGTAATAAAAGAAAATATTCTATAGCCCATATTTATTCATGAAAAAACTAGGGAAAAAGTAAGTTAAAAATATAGACACAATTGATGGAATTTAGAAATGAAATAAAAACGCCAATAAAAATTAACATTTATTGGCGTTTTCATTATACATATGTGAATTTTGTATTTTAACCAAATTTTTTTCTATATCCACACTTTCTACAGAGTTCTTCAACGGCTTCTCGCTTTGAAAAACCATTAAAAATATTATTAGAACGGTTACTTTCTATTATTTGTGAAAAATGATTCTCATTTATGTTTCCAAGATTAAGAACTCCCTCACCATCGAGGCAGCAAGGTACAACAGTTCCGTCTACAAGTATAGCTATTTGATTTCTAAGCCCATAACAAAAACCTTTGCCATCATCTTCTTCCTCTTTTAAATCAGGCCACTTAAATTCATTATCTTGATTTAAATATATCCTATCAGATAGTTTAATGCCTCTACCTGGAAGTATTTTCTCTTCAATTTTATAATCTAGGTTAAACTCTTTCTCAATTATTTCAAGCAATTCATGATTTTTTTTCTTTTGAAGATTTAGTATATTATTTTTATCTAGGTTCCATAATCTTAAAGATACTAATATGTCTGTTTTTTTATTAGCTTCATTTACAAATAAGAGAATATTATTTATATATTCATCTTTATTTTTAGAGTCTTCATTTCCGTCAAAACTATGTAATGAAAAATTGACTTGTCTTAATGCTGGCTTCGTAATTATCATATCTTTAACTTTATTTATAAGCGTTCCATTAGTGGTTATATTAACTTTAAAACCTTTTTCATGACTTAAATCTAAAAATTTATCTATTTCAGGGTGAAGAAGAGGTTCTCCTTTTACATGAAAATATACATATTTACCATGAGGTTTTATCTCGTCTAATATCTTACTAAAAGTTTCTAATTTCATGAATTCAGGTTTCCGTTTGGTTTGTGGACAAAATTTACATGCCAGATTACATACATTTGTGATTTCAATATATATTTTTTTGAATTTTTTCATTAATCTATGCTCCAATTCTAGTTATGTTTTATTACTGCTTAGTATGAATACTATGATATATGTACTACACAAATAAATCAATAGTTCTTTGGGGATATTTAAGTAAACTGTTTTGTGAATTAATAATATATTATTTATTATCAATTTTTTTATTAATTTGATCTAGTTTTAATTCAATTTCTTGAAGATATAACTTTAATATATCAATTTTATCTTCAATTCTCTTAATATCTTTCGGTACTTCGAAAGTAACTTTGTAAATAAAGTATCCCAATACTAATAATATTAAAAATGTCTCTGCCATCTTGAATTCATCCTTTCCTTATAATTTGATTCATTTACCATAAGAATTTAGTAATTATATATATTATAAAATAATTATATTAATTTACAATATAATCAAATAATGTATAATGATAAGTATAGCGATTTAATCAATGGGGGGATTAATTTGAAAAATATTTTAAAGTACATACCTGGTTTTAGGACAGGACAAAAATGGAAGATGATAATTGCGTTAATTTATTATTTGATTGCATTATTAGATTTAACAAATGGTTTTAACTTATTTCTAATTAGAATTATCATGCCTTTTATATTTTTTAGCTTTGTGAATATTTTTAAACTTCGTAATTATTGGAGAGAAGCTTTTAGAGAAAAAGGGGAGGCTAGGATAAAAGTCAATGCAGCTTTAATTAAATGTATCGGATTTATAATAGTTCTATTTGTAGCATTTGCTACATTACCTACAACCAAAAACAATAGTTTAGTTTCAGATAATAATAAAGAAACTAAAGATGTTCAGACAACAACAGTTACGAATGAAAAAAATATTGAAACTACAGACAATAAAATGCTATCTTCCAATACGCAGACTAGTTTTGAAAGTGATAATTCAAAAGAAAGTACTATAGATACTAAAGAAAGTAGTACAGATACTCAAGATAATAAGATAGTACCTACTAAACCTGAAGTAAAAAATTCTAAAAATAACGTAACTATAAAAAATAATGAGCCTCTTAAGAAAACTCAAAAAAAGCAAAATGTTACTAAAAAATCTGTGAAGAAAAGTAGACAAGTTTGGTTATCGGAAACAGGAAAGAAATATCATTCAATTTCTAACTGTGGAAGAATGAATCCTAATAGAGCAAGAAAGGTTTCAATAGAAGAAGCAGAATCATTAGGACGTGGTCCTTGTTCAAAATGTATGTAAAAACTATGATTGAACATAAAAATGTCTTCAAGTTTGAAAAAATAGAAGGAGTAACCTAACCTTGGAAAGGCATTAGAAATATAAAAATTTTAATAGAAATGTTAAGTATGGTACCTGAAATAAGGTACTATTATTTTTTATTTTAAACTTTTATCTAATGATACTAATCATTTTGTTAAACACTCTAAAAGAGATGATTTTAAATAAACTAGTCGCACAAGTTCTCATGGAATTCCAGAAAGAGGCGTATAATTATTGAATGGAATTATATAAAAATAAAAAGAATCCTTAAGAAAGAGAAACAGAGGATTAATATATAAAATTAGATTACAATTAATACACTTATCAGATAAAAATTAACTTATGGCTAAATAATAATATTTATACGAAGTAACAGGCTAGCATATCTGTTAGCCTGCTCTTTATTTAGTAATATAGGATAATGCTGGTTGAGGGGATGTAGGTTGATTTGTGTGAAAAGCCAATTTACCTACATTCCTACAAGTTTCTGTATATCTGTTATGTTTTTCATTACAGTTATTAGTATTTATATTATTGTTATACTAGTCCTTCTCCTAATATTCCAGTTAAATTTAATCTATCTATTCTTGATTTAATTTCTTCTATATCAATTGTATATAAGCTTTGTTCTTTCATTCGGGTAAAATATTCTGCACCTGCAAATGTATATCTATTTCGTCTGCCTTCTTTTGTCATCATCTTATAGTTAGCATAAGCAATTATATCTCCTATAGCGATACTTCTTGGAAGAATAAGCATTGGCATACCTAAAAAATATCTAACTGCATTATGACCAGCAAGAGAACCTGTGCATATTGCTTCTGTATGACCAACGAATAGTCCTGCTTTTTCTCCAGCACAAAATAAATTATCTATTCCTTTTACTTTCATGTCATCTGTTCTTGGAGCTACTGAAAGATATCTTATAGAGTTTCCTTTTCCACCTGCATAAGGATCAATATATTTTGCAGACTCAAAACCCTTAATTTTTCTTAATTTATCTAAAGGATAATAGGTGGTCATAAGTTTTACGTGACCTGTATCTAACAATATCAAATTCTCAGCAAATTCTTTTAAGGCATACTGCTGACATACCTTAACTTTAAGTTTATCAAGATTTATATCTTCCGGAGGTATCTTAGCTATATATACACCTGTTTCTTCTAGTTCTTTTATTATACCCTTATCTAAACTTTCTTTACAAAGCTTACATGAACCACTAAAAGCTCCAAATACATCAACGTCTCTTTCGCCTTGAAGATCTTCAATACCTGCTCTAGCGCTAATACTAACTCTTGGGCCAAAAGCTGGACATCTTAATACACACATAGAACATCCGTTACCGTAACGCAAACAATTTCCCATAGGCCCAGTAGAACCAGTTGTTTCGATAAATACATCTCCATCTATATAAGAACCATCACACAAATATATACCTTTTATCTTTGTACCTTCTTTTTCTACATCAACTATTCGTTTTGTAAAATTTAACTCTACACCTAAGTTTTTTAAGTAGTTTCTAACTTCAGGCTCAATTTTATTTACATCATAAAGCCATGCATGTTTGTGACCGGGGAAATCAATATTTTTATGTCTACTATTTTTATCTGTTAAATGTATTAAGTCTCCTGCTCCTAGAGCAATCAGCTCTTCTGATGCTGTAAATCTTCCGTTGTTCCTCATAATCCCGCCGACATTACCTAATCCTAGTAACATATCTGTTTTTTCATAAATACTTACTTGAGCGCCAGCTTTTTTAGCTGTAATTGCTGCTGCACATCCAGACCATCCACCACCTATTATTATAACCTTCATATTAACCTTCTCCCTTCAAATATATATTTAGGGTCTGTTTGAATTTTACAAAGTCTTTTTACTCTATGGCCTTTAAATCTAGAAGTACATGCTCCACATATTCCTTCGCCACAGCACATTTTTGCATTATTGCAACAAGAGTAATTTATTCTGTCATCTAAAAATTCCATTACTTTATAAATTAAAATATCAGGTCCTGCACAATGTACTAAATTTATGTTTTCATTAGCTAATAGTTTATTTAAATGTTCCTTTAAATCATTTGTTATTTCACCATTTTCAAAAGTATTACATTCCACTATCTTTACACTACAAAGCTCCAAGTAATCTTTTATAAAAATGTTATTATAATTTGCTTTGTCAATAATAGCTATTATTTTGTTGCCATTAGAATAAAGTTTTTTCATAACGGGTATCATAGGAGCCTGCCCTATACCCCTTGCAATTATAATAGATACAGCATCTTTACTTTCGTAAACATGCCTTAGTCCAAATACTCCATTCCAGAAAGGTCCTTTTACCAAGATATCTTCATTTTCATTAATTTCATCTATCTTTTTGGTTTTTGTACCTTTTACTTCTAAA from Clostridium sp. MB40-C1 includes these protein-coding regions:
- a CDS encoding sulfide/dihydroorotate dehydrogenase-like FAD/NAD-binding protein, translated to MKYEIIDCIDAGSEYCPCHLAETGDCLLCSQLCGKTFCDCVKWKGTCIYQEYVWNGEKAKEGRKTCKCRLVKKERLENDLIILSIRTTHKQAKDLVRPGSFVFLRNPSTEEFYNVPLSIMDVEPEENIIKIALEVKGTKTKKIDEINENEDILVKGPFWNGVFGLRHVYESKDAVSIIIARGIGQAPMIPVMKKLYSNGNKIIAIIDKANYNNIFIKDYLELCSVKIVECNTFENGEITNDLKEHLNKLLANENINLVHCAGPDILIYKVMEFLDDRINYSCCNNAKMCCGEGICGACTSRFKGHRVKRLCKIQTDPKYIFEGRRLI